Genomic window (Egicoccus halophilus):
GTCGACGAAGTGCCAGCGTGGCGTGTCCTCGGGGTCGACGGTGCCCAGTGCGGCGTTGATGCCGCCCGCGGCCAGCACGGTGTGGGCGTCGGTGCGCAACCGTTTGCCGACGATCGTGACCTCACGTCCGGCGTCGTGGGCGGCGATGGCGGCCCGCAGGCCGGCCCCGCCCGAACCGATCACGAGGACGTTGGTCACGGTCGTGCGGTGGTCGCGTCGCATGGCTGCTCCGTCGGGTCGGCACGGCCAACGTGACCGACGTTCGTCACCGACGCCGGCACCGGCCCACCCGGCCGGACAACGCCCGTCGGCCACCGCGCACCACCCGTCCGGCCGCCCGAACGCTCAGCCGGGCAGCTCGCCGGTGCCGAGCACGGCGCGCAGACCGGCCTCGTCGAGCACGGGCACGCCGAGGTCCTCGGCCTTGGCGAGCTTCGATCCGGGGCTCTCACCCGCCACCACGGCCGTGGTCCTCTTCGACACGCTGCCGGTGACCTTGGCGCCGCGGGCCTCGAGTGCGGCCCTGGCCTCGTCGCGCGTGAAGCCCTCGAGCGTCCCGGTCACGACGAAGGTCCGGCCGGCGAGCAGCTCGGCGTCGACGCCGGGCTCCTCGACCGCTGCCTGCTCGGCCCGGGTGGTTACCCCGAGCGCGACGAGCTCGTCGACCAGCTCGGCGTTGCGGGGGGTGGCGAACCAGGCGTGCACGGCCGCGGCGATGGTCGGGCCGATCCCGTCGATCGCCTCCAGCTCGTCGGGCGTGGCGGCCCGGATCGCTTCCAACGACCCCATCGCCCACGCCAGCAGCTTGGCGTAGGTGGGGCCGAGGTGGCGGATGTTGCAGGCCACCAGCACCCGGTCCAGGGGCCGCTGACGGGCCTCCTCGATGCCGGCCAGCAGGTTGTCGACCCGCTTCTCGCCCCACTTCTCGAGCGCGAGCAGCTCCTCGCGGTGCTCGGGCAGGCGGAACACGTCGGCGAGGTTGGTGACCAGGCCGCGTTCGACCAGCAGCTCCACGGTCTGCTCCCCCAGCCCCTCGATGTCGAGTGCGCCCCGACCGGCGAGGTGCGACAGCGACTCGAGCAGCCGGTTGGGGCAGTCGACGTTCTCGTCGACGTGGTGGGCCTCCCCCTCGGGCCGGGTCAGCGGTTGGCCGCAGAACGGGCAGGTCGCGGGCATCGACCACGGCTGCGCGTCGGGCCGGCGCTTGGACGGCACCGGCCCGACGACCTCGGGGATGACGTCACCGGCACGGCGCACCATCACGCGGTCGCCCTCGCGGACGTCCTTGGCGTGGACCTGGATCTCGTTGTGCAGGGTCGCGTAGGTGATGCGGGTGCCGGCGACCACGACCGGCTCGAGCACCGCGTACGGCGTGACCTTGCCGGTCCGCCCGACGTTGACCTCGATGCGCTCGAGCGTGGTCTCCTGCTCGACGGGCGGCATCTTGTAGGCGATCGCCCAACGCGGCGCACGGGCGGTGAACCCCAGCTCCTCGCGCTGGGCCAGGTCGTCGACCTTCACGACCACACCGTCGATCTCGTAGGGCACCCGGTGGCGGGCCTCGGTCCAGTGCGCCACGAAGTCCCACACCTCGTCGAGCAGCCGGGTGTGGTCCCCGTCCCCCGCCTCGACCACCCGCGTCTCGATCGCGGTGGGCAGCCCGGCGTCGCGCAACCACGCCAACGCCTGCGACCAGCGGCCGAACCGCATCCCCTCGACGGCCCCGAACCCGTGGCACCACACCGACAACGGCCGTTGCCGGGTGACCTCCGGATCCTTCTGCCGCAGGGCGCCCGACGCGGCGTTGCGCGGGTTCATGAACGCTTCCTCGCCCTGTTCGATCCGGGCGGCGTTCATGGCCTCG
Coding sequences:
- the ligA gene encoding NAD-dependent DNA ligase LigA — its product is MAAAVPAHLAEARTRHDELSRRVRDARYRYYVLSDPPMSDAEFDALFAELLSLEEAHPQLATGNSPTQQVGAPLDTAFPPFRHPQPMRSLDNAFSRDELEAWLQRVVRGLAPDAPLALVCELKIDGVAVNLVYRDGVLETAATRGDGSVGENVTAQIATIAAVPYRLATEDVPTLVEVRGEVYYPLEAFEAMNAARIEQGEEAFMNPRNAASGALRQKDPEVTRQRPLSVWCHGFGAVEGMRFGRWSQALAWLRDAGLPTAIETRVVEAGDGDHTRLLDEVWDFVAHWTEARHRVPYEIDGVVVKVDDLAQREELGFTARAPRWAIAYKMPPVEQETTLERIEVNVGRTGKVTPYAVLEPVVVAGTRITYATLHNEIQVHAKDVREGDRVMVRRAGDVIPEVVGPVPSKRRPDAQPWSMPATCPFCGQPLTRPEGEAHHVDENVDCPNRLLESLSHLAGRGALDIEGLGEQTVELLVERGLVTNLADVFRLPEHREELLALEKWGEKRVDNLLAGIEEARQRPLDRVLVACNIRHLGPTYAKLLAWAMGSLEAIRAATPDELEAIDGIGPTIAAAVHAWFATPRNAELVDELVALGVTTRAEQAAVEEPGVDAELLAGRTFVVTGTLEGFTRDEARAALEARGAKVTGSVSKRTTAVVAGESPGSKLAKAEDLGVPVLDEAGLRAVLGTGELPG